TGCAGCGTCCGGTGGGAAGCACCACTGCATTCAGCATTGACTCTCTCATTGGAGGTCCTCCGCAGCCCAGCCCGGGACATTTCGTGTACACGGGCTATCCCATGTTTATGCCATACCGGTCAGTGGTGTTGCCTCCACCTCCGCCGCCACCTCCTCCATCCCTGCCTCAGAGCGCTCTACCCCCGACCCATCCGCACCACCCGATTCCGGGCTTACCCGGCGGGTTCTGTTCCAGCCTGGCGCTCACGTCGACTCTGATGGCAACGTTACCCGGCGGGTTCTCCACCTCGCCATCCCAACAGCAACAGGACGCAGCGAGGAAACTCGGATCTCAGTCTATTCACTCCATGTTTGAAAAATCTCAGGATATTCGCTTAGATGGGGATGACGGGAAAACGTTTCCAGGGAAAGATTCAACGGCCCTTTCGTCATTCCACGATTCACAGACAGTGCACACCTCCACAGGTAAAGATAAAAACAGCATGATAAACCCTGATAGCCAGAACAGATGATGTATTTCCAGCAGAATAACAtattaaaaagagaaaaactTGACATGTAAAACAGACCTGCCACTCAAACTAATTTCTTATATTTTACGCTTGAAATGTTTGGAATATTTTTAGTTCATTCTTCTTATGCCATATTTTATACTAATTTCAAATCATTCGTTTATTATGAATCATTTACTctcaaattaattttatttatgtacCAACAAGACATATGGAGgaaataaaatgtcattattgTCGCTCAAAGAATGTCAGTGTCACGCACGTGAATTAAAGGCCCATGCGAGGTTTATCAGTGAATACCGCCTGAGGCCGAGCTGCCATCAATGACTAAATTAGCTCATTTTAATTGAGGGATGGGAGAGAGCCAACTGTGTTTAAATGTCCATAAAACTGTAAGCAAAATTCCCTGTCTCCTGGATCATTTATGTGTATGCAGAGTGAAATAAATGGAGTCCAACGTTTTAATAATATACGTTCGGAAAAGGACAAATTACTTCTGAAATCTTGACTATAAAATAATCAGTATGTTCATAAAATGCGTGAGAAAAAGAAATGTCAAACATAAAATGCAATTCGATTTCAGAAGTTTAAGCAATGTTTTCCAAAGGGATCCATCAGCATGCGTAATTGCGCGTAAAGTGATAAACATAAATGTTTTGCAAGCAAGACAGAGCATATCCACTAACAAAGCAGTTTGTTTTCTCAGTTtgaaattcaaataaaaacacaccgCTTTGTTTCGATATAATTAatacaaatgaaagaacagaagacaaacttttaatataattatttaGAATTGATGGAAGGCACAgcaagttaaaataaaatgattatttAGATGTGTTTTCTTATAGCAGTTCACAATGTAATTCTGTTTATTATCCTCACCCTTTTACAGTGCGAGGTCACAGCAAAGACGACCAGAAGGAGGATGAGTGTCACAGGAAAGATGAGAGCTTCTCCATGGACAGTGATTTAGATTACAGCTCTGACGACAACGCGCCCGGTAACGCCATGTGTCAAAAAGAAGATGGAGACGCCAGCGGTGGAGCGGACGATGGTGTCCACGGTGGGAATGGGTCCGGGAACACCACCTCCACCGGGAAAAATCGGAGAAGGAGGACGGCTTTTACGAGCGAGCAGCTCTTGGAGCTGGAGAAAGAGTTTCACTGTAAGAAATATCTGTCGCTTACAGAACGGTCACAGATCGCCCATGCCTTAAAGTTAAGCGAGGTCCAGGTCAAGATCTGGTTTCAGAACCGGAGGGCCAAGTGGAAGCGGGTCAAAGCAGGCAACGTGAACTCCAAAACCGGAGAGCCCTCCAGAAACCCTAAAATTGTAGTGCCCATTCCGGTGCATGTTAGTCGCTTTGCAATACGCAGCCAACACCAACAGTTAGAACAGGCCAGACCATGATATAATGAGTTTGGTTAAGGAccaagaaaaacaaaaagagGACACAAATTAACAAATTCTAAATATGACCAAACTGTTCTTGAAGTTGATGTTACTGAGGAACCCAGGACAATCTAAACTGCTGACTGCATTGGGCGCATTCTGTATAAACAACTTTGTTGTTTAATTGGAAAAGAAAGTTATAACGAAAGGCTCGAAGACCTCATACTGAGAGAAACTGCAGTTTTACTTCCAACTGTTTTGGACCAAAACAAATTTTAGTTCATGATATTCCAGTacgtatttaaaataaaacatcagGACGATTAAGTCAAGTTTTATGTTTAGTTTTGTGACTGTCTAGTGTTTTGTTTGCAGAGATTAACATTATCATAAAAGGAGCACTTCTGGTCTCTGCTCATGCACACAATTTCATTCCGTTTATAGTAAAATTAAATATGtgctctttattttttattgtaaaaaatgatttttgcatttatttttccttttttactGTAACATTTCAGACGTCATGGATGCGCtgcttatttatttaatattgtgAGAAAAACTTGCTAACGTTTTATGATTTATGACTTCAGTATATTGTGTGGATTAAAGCTGGACCATAAACAATTGTAAAGAAATGTGTTGTTGCTTTTTTAACATacacaacattttaattaaattgtcaTTCTGTTCGCTCAAAAAGTGCAAATCATTATAATCATAATTTTAAACAAATTCAAGAAACGCTGAAGCTGTTTTGTCGCTCTCTGCAAtattttttgaatatttttttaattactagtttataaaaacaatttattttattacatttattatgtgtttacttaataaaataataccTTTAGATCCGTTTTACCAGTAGATCGTATTTCAGTTGGTTTCATCGGTCTAGCCTAGTTTCTCTCCTTCAGGACAATTAATCTGAACCTGGACAGGTTTAAATCTTGTGACAGGAGAGTGTTGTTTGTGAAAGGGTTTCAGGGTCAGGGTAAGAGACACTCATGAAATCCACGTTGAGGACAACCTCAGTGCTATATCATGATCTCTGGCCTTATCTTACTTTAACTGTCTTATATGAAatttattcatatatatataatgaaaaTAACCGATTCTAATACAAGTGGATGCATGGATTTCCTGTCACGCAAATATTTAGGTTCAAAATTTTGTATCGATGTAATTAATTATATTCTATAGCCTTAAAATAATTATCAGATTCCCATTTATATTATAAAGTGTAATACTTCggcatatattattattatttacttcaTATACTTTGTTGTAGGCGTCTGTATGAAAATCTGTGGAAAACATAATATTAAATACTGTTAATACAATTAGTTTacaaattttttagattttaaacAAGCCCAGATTTTTTGCCTTCTATTTATATCGTCAATTAAGACTCTTTaactttacacacacacacacacatgcttttttatattttatataatataaaatatttaagcatattttcatttatttagaAGCCCTATTTATTCTGTTATACATTattagtaacattattattatttagcctattaaaagataattgatatacatttatttatggtGAGAATTTTAATATTCACGATTTTTAATTAAgtaaaaattagtaaataattagATAACACACATGTAACTATACTAATTAATAATAGTGTGTAATTTCAACCAACTGCACAGAATTATTACACAGTAAGTATATGTTGCTTTTCATAGTACACTGCCATTACAATATTACACTTTTGTCAATGTATATCAAAAAGTTTAGTTCCTAATACAGCAGTGGTTAATAAACTGAAATTGTATCAACACATTTTTACTGACTTGATATACTTTCCAGAGAAATAATGAATTATAGTTGGCAGTAGATTTACAGTTGTACAGCACATGTCATGAGCACTGCTGTAGATCAGATGCTATCAGTGTCTCATTatcactgacacacacacatacagtatatcaacCTTCAAAGTGGACAAATGGACTGATGCTAATATGAAACCtggaaaaaaacacattaatagAAACATCAAATGAAAGATATTACTATGACAATTGTCATaacttaatgattttttttagacTGTAATCAAGATTGGCATAGTGGCTGACAGATAAAGGGGCCAGGGGAGGGGTCGACTCGGGCCTCAGCTTTTCAGTCCAGCATGTCCCTCctgaattaaattaataatgtcaAATTAACCCCCAATGATTAATCCTGATGCAGAGCACGGGCTTTAGAACCAACACTACTGAAACAAACATGTTTCTGTCTAATCTGTATTAAATAACAAATAGATTTTACACTAATAGGTGGATGATTtaagaaatatatttaataaaaaaacacattttatgacATATAGCATGtcgtttgtttttaaataaaaacatttttaaatcaaaattgaTTGTTTTATCAAAATCAATTATTTTGTACCTATGATTTAAAATGGATTTTTGTACATATTGTAAAGtttcaaaatattaatttttaatcTCATGCCCATAATCACTACAAacaaatactttttttactgTGATAAGTGCAACATCAAAAAAATTTCTTATAACTGGCTATTAATACAGGAGAATTGTCACATGATTTGAACTGCTATTATTAACCAAAGATGATTTTTCAATGAGCATAAAGCGGTCAGTCTCTGTGCACGGCTCAGGATCAGAAGATGTGATCTGGTTGGCGTTTCTTGCTCTCTGAACATTTGGATTATCATCACAACATGATGGTGCGGCTCATGCCTCATTTCAGGGCTTCTCTAGCATTTCTAATGccattattgtgtgtgtgtgtgtgtgtgtgtgtgtgtgtgagagagagagggaaagacACATACATCATGATAGATGAACAGCTCTGTTAATGTACTGAAC
This Paramisgurnus dabryanus chromosome 7, PD_genome_1.1, whole genome shotgun sequence DNA region includes the following protein-coding sequences:
- the gbx2 gene encoding homeobox protein GBX-2; this encodes MSAAFSTPFMMMQRPVGSTTAFSIDSLIGGPPQPSPGHFVYTGYPMFMPYRSVVLPPPPPPPPPSLPQSALPPTHPHHPIPGLPGGFCSSLALTSTLMATLPGGFSTSPSQQQQDAARKLGSQSIHSMFEKSQDIRLDGDDGKTFPGKDSTALSSFHDSQTVHTSTVRGHSKDDQKEDECHRKDESFSMDSDLDYSSDDNAPGNAMCQKEDGDASGGADDGVHGGNGSGNTTSTGKNRRRRTAFTSEQLLELEKEFHCKKYLSLTERSQIAHALKLSEVQVKIWFQNRRAKWKRVKAGNVNSKTGEPSRNPKIVVPIPVHVSRFAIRSQHQQLEQARP